The Bacteroidota bacterium genome window below encodes:
- the trpS gene encoding tryptophan--tRNA ligase has translation MSEQKKIILSGMRPTGALHIGHYVGALENWITLQNDYQNYHLIADYHTLTTSLDTENVYKDSIDMVIDWIACGIDPEKSPIFRQSKIKQHTELHLIFSMLITKNRLEKNPTLKEQIRDLKMQSVSYGHLGYPVLQSADILLYKGNAVPVGEDQVPHVEITRHIAEHFNQAFELNGKKIFPIPEPKITKFARLPGLDGKAKMSKSLGNGILLSDSHDEIKAKMKKAFTDPAKLRKGDPGNPDICLVYLYHQKFNPEEEPEIREGCQSGTLGCFDCKMKCADKIAGHFAPVREKRAELEKDLSKVLEIVEDGETRARKVAEETMIEVREAMKFG, from the coding sequence ATGTCTGAACAAAAGAAAATAATTTTATCTGGAATGAGGCCGACGGGAGCCCTGCACATTGGGCACTACGTAGGCGCGCTTGAAAACTGGATAACATTGCAGAATGATTATCAGAACTATCATCTGATAGCTGATTATCATACGCTCACAACTTCTCTTGATACAGAGAATGTTTACAAAGATTCGATTGATATGGTAATTGACTGGATTGCATGCGGAATTGACCCGGAGAAGTCCCCTATTTTCAGACAGTCAAAAATAAAACAGCATACTGAGCTTCATCTGATTTTTTCTATGCTGATTACGAAGAATAGATTAGAAAAAAATCCTACACTGAAGGAACAGATACGTGATTTAAAAATGCAGTCTGTATCATATGGACATCTTGGCTACCCTGTATTGCAGTCAGCAGATATTTTATTGTACAAAGGTAATGCAGTTCCCGTCGGCGAAGACCAGGTGCCGCACGTAGAAATTACGAGACACATTGCAGAGCATTTTAATCAGGCATTTGAACTTAACGGAAAGAAAATTTTTCCGATACCTGAACCTAAGATTACGAAGTTTGCAAGACTGCCCGGACTTGACGGCAAGGCAAAGATGAGCAAGTCGCTCGGCAACGGAATTTTACTTTCAGATTCACATGATGAAATAAAAGCAAAGATGAAGAAGGCATTTACCGACCCGGCAAAGCTTAGAAAAGGCGACCCGGGTAATCCCGATATATGTTTAGTTTACTTGTATCATCAGAAATTTAATCCCGAAGAAGAGCCGGAAATAAGAGAAGGATGTCAAAGCGGAACTTTAGGGTGTTTTGATTGTAAAATGAAGTGTGCGGATAAGATAGCAGGACACTTCGCGCCCGTCCGTGAAAAAAGAGCAGAGCTTGAAAAAGATTTAAGTAAAGTTCTTGAAATAGTTGAAGACGGTGAAACACGAGCAAGAAAAGTCGCAGAAGAAACGATGATTGAAGTAAGAGAAGCGATGAAATTCGGTTAG
- a CDS encoding isoprenyl transferase, with amino-acid sequence MAKNAEKDKQLQEELKKNGEIPKHVAIIMDGNGRWAKSKGYNRVFGHKEGVNSARDIVEACVELGGIKYLTLYTFSTENWKRPKNEVSVLMTLLIKAIRGETERLHQNGVRLIASGNLATLPDKVMAELNDCMEYTKHNKRLTLNLALSYSGRWDIVNAVKNIAKDYKNGKITQTDINDELFSDYLVTKSIPDPDLMIRTGGDYRISNFLLWQLAYSEIYIDTIYWPDFKRNSFYKAIAEYQKRERRFGLVSEQIQKK; translated from the coding sequence TTGGCTAAAAACGCAGAAAAAGATAAACAATTACAGGAAGAATTAAAGAAAAACGGCGAAATCCCCAAACATGTTGCAATCATTATGGACGGCAACGGAAGATGGGCGAAATCAAAGGGCTATAACAGGGTGTTCGGGCATAAGGAAGGTGTTAATTCTGCAAGAGATATTGTTGAAGCATGCGTTGAGTTAGGCGGTATTAAATACCTGACTCTTTATACTTTCTCAACAGAAAACTGGAAGAGACCGAAGAATGAAGTTTCAGTCCTGATGACATTACTGATTAAAGCAATCAGAGGCGAGACAGAGAGGCTCCATCAAAACGGGGTAAGACTTATTGCATCGGGAAATCTTGCAACGCTTCCTGATAAAGTTATGGCCGAGCTGAACGACTGTATGGAATATACAAAGCATAATAAAAGATTAACTCTCAATCTTGCTTTGAGTTATAGCGGAAGATGGGATATAGTTAATGCAGTTAAGAACATAGCAAAAGATTACAAGAACGGAAAAATAACACAGACAGATATTAACGATGAATTATTTTCGGATTACCTTGTAACAAAATCAATTCCGGACCCTGATTTAATGATACGCACAGGCGGCGATTACAGGATAAGTAATTTTTTATTATGGCAGCTGGCCTACTCTGAAATTTATATAGATACAATTTACTGGCCGGATTTCAAAAGAAACAGTTTTTACAAAGCAATAGCAGAATATCAAAAACGCGAACGAAGATTCGGTCTTGTAAGCGAACAAATACAAAAGAAATAA